CGGCCGCCCCCGGGGGGCCGGCGGCGCTgcgagccccctgccccccccccgctcaCCGCCCGGCCCCTCTCCGCAGCCCCGCTGCACAGCACCTACCACGAGGACGGGCCGCCCTCCTACTACGACAACCAGGACTTCCCCTCGGCGCACTGGGACGACAAGAGCATCCGGCAGGCCTTCATCCGCAAGGTGGGGgcgcggggggccggggccgccggctggggggggggggggtctccgGGGGTCCCGTGCCGAGCCGCGTGCCGTCCCCGCAGGTGTTCCTGGTGCTCACGCTGCAGCTCAGCGTCACCTTCGCCTTCGTGGCCGTGTTCACCTTCGTGAGGGGCGTGAAGGGCTTCGTGCAGCGCAATGTCTGGACCTACTACATCTCCTACGCCGTCTTCTTCGTCTCGCTCATCGTGCTCAGCTGCTGCGGGGACTTCCGCCGCAAGCACCCCTGGAACCTGGTCGCGCTGGTGAGAGcgcgcccccgccgcccggccccacgggcagggggcagccgtggggcaggggggcagctcTCAAGGCCCCCCCAACATCCTGGGAAAGCGCGGGGCCCGGCAGCCCGCCTGCTGCGGGAAGGGCCCGTCCCGGAGCGGGGCTCATCGGGCGCCGTTTGGGCAGCGGGGGTGACGTGGCAGAGCCCGGGGGTCCCTCTGGAggcccgcagccccctccccggggagTGAGCGCGCGGCGAGGGGCCGGCAGGGGGTGGCTGTGCCCGGCTGACGCGTTGCctgtcccgtccccccccccagtccaTCCTGACCGTCAGCCTGTCCTACAT
This sequence is a window from Oxyura jamaicensis isolate SHBP4307 breed ruddy duck unplaced genomic scaffold, BPBGC_Ojam_1.0 oxyUn_random_OJ70602, whole genome shotgun sequence. Protein-coding genes within it:
- the GRINA gene encoding protein lifeguard 1, encoding APRGRAGGERPPPGGRRRCEPPAPPPLTARPLSAAPLHSTYHEDGPPSYYDNQDFPSAHWDDKSIRQAFIRKVFLVLTLQLSVTFAFVAVFTFVRGVKGFVQRNVWTYYISYAVFFVSLIVLSCCGDFRRKHPWNLVALSILTVSLSYMVGMIASFYNTDAVIMAVGITVVVCFTVVIFSLQTKYDFTSCRGVLIICLVVLILFSVLCIFIRNRIMDIIYASLGALLFTCFLAVDTQMILGNKQLALSPEEYVFAALNLYTDIINIFLYILAIIGRAKE